The following coding sequences lie in one Moritella sp. F3 genomic window:
- a CDS encoding alpha/beta fold hydrolase — MLLNHKIYGQGVPVIVIHGLFGSATNLGMLIKQLKTDYQVIAVDVRNHGLSMRHNSMHYDDMANDIIQLMDHLTIEQAHIVGHSMGGKIAMRTALNFPTRVSSLAVADIAPVNYPPRHDNVFAGLKNIPLGDITTRSDAQAKLAEHVEEAGVQQFLLKGLYKNAQGQYDFYYALDTIIAQYNAISDWPDTSKQYDKPVLFIKGMNSDYITTAHKSAIAKYFPHAKAKLVQGTGHWLHAEKPMIFNKIIVDFLFSH, encoded by the coding sequence ATGTTACTTAATCACAAAATATACGGTCAGGGTGTTCCTGTGATCGTTATCCATGGTTTATTTGGCAGTGCGACTAACTTAGGCATGCTCATTAAACAACTAAAAACTGATTATCAAGTCATTGCGGTTGATGTCAGAAACCATGGCTTATCTATGCGCCATAATAGTATGCATTATGATGATATGGCAAATGATATTATTCAGTTAATGGATCATTTAACGATCGAGCAAGCACACATTGTCGGTCATTCGATGGGTGGTAAAATCGCGATGCGCACCGCACTCAACTTTCCAACCCGTGTAAGTAGTTTAGCCGTTGCCGATATTGCCCCAGTTAATTACCCGCCTCGACATGATAATGTATTTGCAGGTCTCAAAAATATCCCTCTTGGCGACATAACGACGCGTAGTGACGCGCAGGCAAAGCTCGCAGAACACGTTGAAGAAGCTGGCGTCCAACAATTCTTACTCAAAGGCTTATATAAGAATGCACAGGGACAATACGATTTTTACTATGCCTTAGACACCATCATTGCCCAGTATAACGCCATTTCTGACTGGCCGGACACAAGTAAACAGTATGATAAGCCAGTACTTTTTATCAAAGGCATGAACTCTGACTATATTACCACTGCACATAAGTCAGCCATTGCGAAATATTTCCCCCATGCCAAAGCAAAATTAGTGCAAGGCACTGGACACTGGCTACATGCCGAAAAACCGATGATATTTAATAAAATAATAGTCGACTTTTTATTTAGTCATTAG
- the btuC gene encoding vitamin B12 ABC transporter permease BtuC, producing the protein MIDLLELQRASTQKSRTTLIFLATFLVVVSFISLASGNFSIAIDDIVNGLSPLQQQVLFELRLPRIMTAILVGAALAVAGCILQVLLANSLAEPGVIGISSFASLFAVLSIVLLDSLLPQFAGLQQYILPLSAFVGASLVTGLLYQVTKNNLPTTKILLLGVAIGIFSGAIMTWLLYFSDDSSMRQMLYWMMGNLAYGADLIYIAVIPLALSFLWIMRRIDALNLLQFGEQGAFQSGIDVPKLRIQLILCVAVLTGVSVSMAGVISFIGLVIPHILRILVTSQLRFLVPASALLGASFLLLADLIARSAFATAELPVGAITASLGAPFFIYLLLRKQVA; encoded by the coding sequence ATGATCGACCTCCTTGAACTGCAGCGTGCTAGTACGCAAAAAAGTCGCACCACGCTTATCTTTTTAGCCACCTTTTTGGTTGTGGTTAGCTTTATTTCCCTGGCGTCTGGTAATTTTAGTATTGCTATCGATGACATAGTGAATGGCTTATCGCCTTTACAACAACAAGTGCTGTTTGAATTACGTCTACCTCGTATTATGACGGCTATTTTAGTCGGTGCCGCGTTAGCTGTTGCAGGCTGCATCTTACAGGTATTACTGGCTAATTCACTGGCTGAACCCGGGGTGATCGGTATTTCATCGTTTGCGAGTTTATTTGCGGTATTGTCAATTGTATTACTTGATTCGTTGTTACCACAATTTGCAGGGTTGCAGCAGTACATTTTACCATTATCAGCTTTTGTCGGCGCGAGTCTGGTTACCGGTTTACTCTATCAAGTAACCAAGAATAATTTACCAACCACTAAGATCTTGTTATTAGGTGTGGCAATTGGCATCTTTTCGGGTGCTATCATGACTTGGCTGTTGTATTTTTCAGATGACAGTAGCATGCGCCAGATGTTGTATTGGATGATGGGTAATTTAGCCTATGGCGCAGATCTTATTTATATTGCAGTGATACCTCTAGCCTTGAGTTTTTTGTGGATCATGCGCCGCATTGATGCGCTGAATCTTTTACAGTTTGGTGAACAGGGCGCTTTTCAGTCTGGTATCGATGTACCTAAATTACGTATTCAGCTTATTTTATGCGTCGCAGTGTTAACGGGAGTATCGGTATCTATGGCTGGAGTGATTAGTTTCATCGGCCTGGTGATCCCGCATATCCTGCGCATATTGGTGACCAGTCAGTTACGCTTTTTAGTGCCTGCATCGGCATTACTTGGGGCGAGTTTTTTATTATTAGCTGACCTGATTGCCCGCAGTGCCTTTGCGACGGCTGAACTACCCGTCGGGGCGATTACTGCAAGTCTCGGTGCGCCATTTTTTATCTATTTGTTATTGCGCAAGCAAGTGGCGTAG
- the nadA gene encoding quinolinate synthase NadA: MEYPFPQKPVPLSAQEKLDYKARIKQLLKEKDAVLIAHYYTDPEIQALAEETGGCVADSLEMARFGNNHPAKTLIIAGVRFMGETAKILAPSKRIIMPALDATCSLDLGCPVEEFSAFCDAHPDHTVVVYANTSAAVKARADWVVTSSIALDVVDHLDSEGKKLIWGPDRHLGAWIEKQTGAKMVRWQGACIVHDEFKASALKRLKAENPEAAVLVHPESPADVIDLADAVGSTSQLIKAAKELPQQKLIVATDKGIFFKMQQACPEKEMIAAPTGGNGASCRSCAMCPWMGMNGLKAIEDSLVNDDGHEVFVDEDIRVKALIPLERMLNFNVSN; the protein is encoded by the coding sequence ATGGAATATCCATTCCCGCAAAAACCAGTTCCGTTATCAGCACAAGAAAAGCTGGATTATAAAGCACGTATTAAACAGCTTTTAAAAGAAAAAGACGCTGTATTAATTGCCCACTATTATACCGATCCTGAAATTCAAGCACTTGCAGAAGAGACTGGCGGTTGTGTCGCTGACTCTTTGGAAATGGCTCGTTTTGGTAATAACCACCCAGCTAAAACACTTATTATTGCTGGTGTTCGCTTCATGGGTGAAACAGCAAAGATCTTAGCGCCTAGTAAACGTATTATTATGCCGGCATTAGATGCAACTTGTTCATTGGATCTCGGCTGTCCAGTGGAAGAGTTCTCTGCATTTTGTGATGCGCACCCTGACCATACAGTTGTCGTTTATGCTAATACATCAGCAGCTGTTAAAGCGCGTGCTGACTGGGTGGTAACATCGAGTATTGCATTAGATGTTGTTGATCATCTTGATAGCGAAGGTAAAAAATTAATTTGGGGTCCAGATCGTCATTTGGGTGCCTGGATTGAAAAGCAAACTGGTGCGAAAATGGTTCGCTGGCAGGGCGCTTGTATCGTGCATGATGAATTTAAAGCGTCAGCATTAAAGCGTCTAAAAGCAGAAAACCCAGAAGCGGCGGTACTTGTTCATCCTGAATCTCCAGCTGATGTGATTGACCTTGCTGATGCGGTTGGCTCTACTAGCCAACTGATTAAAGCGGCGAAAGAATTACCACAACAAAAACTGATTGTGGCAACGGACAAGGGTATCTTCTTTAAGATGCAGCAAGCCTGTCCAGAAAAAGAAATGATTGCAGCACCAACCGGTGGTAATGGCGCAAGCTGTCGTAGCTGTGCAATGTGTCCTTGGATGGGCATGAATGGCCTTAAAGCGATAGAAGACTCATTAGTTAATGATGACGGTCATGAAGTTTTTGTTGATGAAGATATTCGCGTTAAAGCGCTTATTCCATTAGAGCGTATGTTAAATTTTAACGTATCAAACTAA
- a CDS encoding DUF2788 domain-containing protein, whose protein sequence is MLYEYIDLIEAVGIKLFFVALFFLIGMAIQDVLKKGNVPKFGRIAVWFVLCFGMAGFVFKEILITVWETQI, encoded by the coding sequence ATGTTGTACGAATACATTGACTTAATTGAAGCTGTAGGCATTAAGCTATTCTTTGTCGCATTGTTTTTCTTAATCGGCATGGCAATTCAAGACGTACTTAAAAAAGGTAACGTGCCTAAATTTGGGCGTATCGCCGTTTGGTTTGTACTCTGCTTTGGTATGGCTGGTTTTGTGTTTAAAGAAATATTGATCACTGTCTGGGAAACTCAGATTTAA
- a CDS encoding peptide MFS transporter — protein sequence MNPNNSDTFMGHPKGLFLLFSTEMMERFSYYGMRAILVLFLVSVTQDQQAAALLTDPNYQAGMAGLGWSQADALSLYGTYTGLVYITPLIGGWLADNFLGQRRSVIIGGVLMALGQFLLFAPIEALSLSPTAGLYLGLAFIIAGNGMFKPNISTMVGDLYEEGDNRRDGAFTIFYMGINLGAFLSGIMVGAVVVYTGDYKYGFLMSGIAMVLSVVLQKLFANKYLGNIGIEAAAKKERAANNGKKQTLTAIEVDRLKVILILGLFVIIFWAGFEQAGGLMNLYANDYTDRMIGGFEVPVAWFQSLNPFFIITCAPIVSMIWVKMGPKEPTSPVKFAMALMMLAIGFVFMIFATLEQGGDLTVKTSMYWLVGAYFFHTMGELCLSPIGLSMITKLAPLRLASLMMGAWFGFNAIANKVAGMIGAQIGEAGPMAIFGGIAIAAVISSLILFASARKLIYWMHGAEGQVVTKETNNQKPVTATA from the coding sequence ATGAATCCTAATAATTCAGATACATTTATGGGTCACCCAAAAGGGTTATTCCTTTTGTTCAGTACAGAAATGATGGAACGCTTTAGCTATTACGGCATGCGTGCAATTCTTGTTCTTTTTCTAGTCTCAGTTACACAAGACCAACAAGCAGCTGCATTATTAACTGATCCAAACTACCAAGCAGGTATGGCAGGCTTAGGTTGGTCTCAAGCTGATGCCCTTTCTCTTTACGGTACCTATACAGGCTTAGTGTACATCACCCCGCTCATTGGTGGCTGGTTAGCAGATAACTTCCTAGGTCAACGTAGAAGTGTGATCATTGGTGGTGTATTAATGGCACTGGGTCAATTCTTATTGTTTGCACCAATTGAAGCATTATCGCTTAGCCCTACCGCTGGCCTTTATTTAGGTCTTGCCTTTATCATCGCTGGTAACGGTATGTTCAAGCCAAACATCTCAACGATGGTCGGTGACTTATATGAAGAAGGTGATAACCGTCGTGATGGCGCATTTACTATCTTCTATATGGGTATTAACTTAGGCGCATTCTTGTCTGGTATTATGGTTGGTGCTGTTGTTGTTTACACAGGTGATTACAAATACGGTTTCTTAATGTCTGGTATCGCCATGGTACTGAGTGTTGTACTACAGAAACTATTTGCTAATAAATACCTCGGTAACATTGGTATTGAAGCTGCAGCTAAAAAAGAACGTGCTGCGAACAATGGTAAGAAACAAACGTTAACCGCAATTGAAGTTGATCGCCTTAAAGTTATCTTAATCTTAGGTCTATTCGTTATCATCTTCTGGGCTGGCTTTGAACAAGCCGGTGGTTTGATGAACCTTTACGCGAATGATTATACTGATCGTATGATTGGTGGTTTTGAAGTACCTGTTGCTTGGTTCCAATCATTAAACCCGTTCTTCATTATTACCTGTGCGCCAATCGTTAGTATGATTTGGGTTAAAATGGGCCCTAAAGAACCGACATCACCTGTTAAATTTGCAATGGCGCTGATGATGCTCGCAATTGGTTTTGTATTCATGATCTTTGCGACACTAGAGCAAGGTGGCGATTTAACGGTTAAGACAAGCATGTACTGGTTAGTGGGTGCCTATTTCTTCCATACGATGGGTGAACTATGTCTTTCTCCAATTGGTCTATCTATGATTACTAAATTAGCACCGCTACGTTTAGCATCACTGATGATGGGCGCTTGGTTTGGCTTTAATGCCATCGCCAATAAAGTGGCAGGCATGATTGGTGCGCAGATTGGTGAAGCTGGTCCAATGGCTATCTTTGGTGGTATCGCGATTGCAGCAGTGATTTCATCACTCATCCTATTTGCATCAGCACGTAAATTAATTTATTGGATGCACGGTGCAGAAGGTCAAGTTGTAACAAAAGAAACGAACAACCAAAAACCTGTTACTGCAACTGCTTAA
- the ybfE gene encoding LexA regulated protein has product MAKESLDRTTIDLFAEEKRAGRPKTSPLSRKEQLRHSKRNQLSRDKANGLKRIELKVEQDLFDMLNLQAKSANMTRSEYIQQLLHTHVAR; this is encoded by the coding sequence GTGGCAAAGGAAAGTTTAGATAGAACCACGATTGACCTTTTTGCAGAAGAGAAGCGTGCTGGTAGACCTAAAACTAGCCCACTCTCACGTAAAGAGCAATTGAGACACAGTAAACGTAATCAATTGAGCCGTGATAAAGCGAATGGATTAAAACGTATTGAATTAAAAGTCGAACAAGACTTATTTGATATGTTAAATTTACAAGCAAAAAGTGCTAATATGACTCGCAGTGAATATATACAACAATTATTGCACACTCATGTAGCAAGATAA
- a CDS encoding type IV pilin protein, whose translation MQKRLISSGFTLIELLITLAIMSILIGVRLPNYQQSLLTTYRDQAKIKLTTISLLQTDHYSRHQQYLELNNLAIDLSSNKYQYSLQLNENNGYKVAATARYYQRNDSECQELSLDHNLTRLPTGCW comes from the coding sequence ATGCAGAAACGATTGATTTCATCGGGGTTTACACTTATTGAATTGCTTATTACGCTTGCGATCATGAGTATTTTAATTGGTGTCAGACTACCAAATTATCAACAGAGTCTATTAACCACATATCGTGATCAAGCTAAGATAAAGTTAACAACCATCAGCTTATTACAAACAGACCACTATAGCCGTCATCAACAATATCTTGAGTTAAACAATTTAGCCATTGATCTCAGCAGTAACAAATATCAATACAGCTTGCAGCTCAACGAAAACAACGGCTACAAAGTGGCAGCAACAGCACGGTATTATCAACGTAATGATAGTGAATGCCAAGAATTGAGTTTAGATCATAACTTAACGCGCTTACCAACAGGTTGCTGGTAA
- a CDS encoding septation protein A yields the protein MKQFNEFIPLIVFFIMYKMYDIYAATAALIAVTACTLLFSWLKYRKVEKMQLITFAMVTVFGGITLFTQDSSFIKWKVTVIYCLFSIVLLVSQYAFKQNLLKKMLGKEMVLPEFVWSRVNTAWSIFFLALAGLNHYIAFNMSEEIWVDFKVFGVLGIMLAFTILTVVYLYRYMPKENSDNK from the coding sequence ATGAAACAATTTAATGAATTTATTCCCCTGATCGTTTTTTTCATCATGTATAAAATGTACGATATTTATGCTGCAACCGCAGCACTAATTGCAGTAACAGCATGCACGCTACTCTTTAGCTGGCTTAAATACCGTAAAGTTGAAAAAATGCAATTGATCACGTTTGCGATGGTGACGGTATTTGGTGGGATCACCCTTTTCACCCAAGATTCCAGTTTCATCAAATGGAAAGTAACGGTTATTTACTGCCTATTTTCAATTGTGCTACTGGTTAGCCAATATGCATTCAAACAGAATCTACTTAAAAAAATGCTCGGCAAAGAGATGGTATTACCTGAATTTGTTTGGTCACGAGTCAATACAGCATGGTCTATTTTCTTCCTTGCACTTGCAGGCTTGAATCATTACATCGCGTTTAACATGTCAGAAGAAATCTGGGTTGATTTCAAAGTGTTTGGCGTATTGGGTATCATGTTAGCCTTTACGATATTAACGGTAGTCTACCTTTATCGCTACATGCCAAAAGAAAACAGTGATAATAAATAA
- the fldA gene encoding flavodoxin FldA, whose protein sequence is MASVGLFFGSDTGNTEVVAKMIQKQLGKQLVDVKDIAKSTTADINEFSLLILGIPTWYYGESQCDWDDFMPSLEEIDFSDKLVAIFGCGDQEDYAEYFLDAMGTLRDVVEAKGGTLIGEWPTEGYDFEASKALTDDNHFVGLGIDEDRQPELTAERVETWVKQIHSEMCLAELED, encoded by the coding sequence ATGGCTAGCGTAGGCTTATTTTTTGGTAGTGACACTGGTAACACTGAAGTAGTTGCTAAAATGATCCAGAAACAACTGGGTAAACAGCTTGTTGATGTTAAAGACATTGCAAAATCAACAACTGCAGATATTAACGAGTTCAGCCTATTAATTTTAGGTATTCCGACTTGGTATTATGGTGAATCTCAATGTGATTGGGATGATTTCATGCCATCACTAGAAGAAATTGATTTTTCTGACAAGCTTGTTGCAATCTTTGGTTGCGGTGACCAAGAAGATTACGCTGAGTACTTCCTTGATGCAATGGGCACGCTACGTGACGTTGTTGAAGCAAAAGGTGGTACATTAATCGGTGAATGGCCAACTGAAGGTTATGATTTCGAAGCATCGAAAGCATTAACAGATGACAATCACTTCGTTGGTTTAGGTATCGATGAAGATCGCCAACCTGAATTAACTGCAGAGCGTGTTGAAACTTGGGTAAAACAAATCCATAGTGAAATGTGCCTTGCTGAACTAGAAGACTAA
- the seqA gene encoding replication initiation negative regulator SeqA produces MKTIELEDDLYRYIASQTKDIGESASDILRRLLDVSANVSADLTNVEESQVHAVDTNSETKQTVTKSPVVVEEEPTPVSAPIVVETAVEVVSHSTLPASIAKLIKNKKFKETTVSVTKFIQILSVLYAENPKEFDSATDIKGRKRIYFAKSESELLSAGSTTKPRHIENTPYWVITNTNTGRKRNIITQLMAEMGYTHALIDAVSQSI; encoded by the coding sequence ATGAAAACGATTGAGCTTGAAGACGACCTATATCGTTATATTGCTAGTCAAACGAAAGATATTGGCGAAAGTGCATCAGATATTTTACGTCGCTTACTTGATGTATCAGCAAATGTTTCTGCAGATTTAACGAATGTTGAAGAATCGCAGGTGCATGCAGTGGACACCAACAGTGAGACTAAGCAAACGGTAACTAAATCACCGGTAGTAGTAGAAGAAGAACCTACGCCTGTATCTGCACCTATTGTGGTAGAAACAGCTGTAGAGGTTGTTAGCCATTCTACATTGCCAGCCAGTATCGCTAAGCTTATTAAAAATAAGAAATTTAAAGAAACAACTGTTTCGGTTACTAAGTTTATTCAGATCTTGTCAGTGCTGTATGCTGAAAACCCGAAAGAGTTTGATAGTGCGACTGATATTAAAGGTCGTAAACGTATTTACTTTGCAAAATCTGAAAGTGAATTGTTAAGCGCGGGTAGCACGACTAAACCGCGTCATATCGAAAACACACCATATTGGGTTATCACTAATACCAATACGGGGCGTAAACGTAATATAATTACGCAGCTAATGGCTGAAATGGGCTATACCCATGCGTTAATTGATGCTGTAAGTCAATCTATCTAA
- the rfaH gene encoding transcription/translation regulatory transformer protein RfaH, translating into MAVNKKEWYLLYCKGKEELRALTNLENQGIDSFFPTMKIEKKVRNKLTCKDVVIFPNYLFVEIDKDTANFNSIRSTRGVIDFVKCGATYIKVPSGLVTELKVKQACRDKAENAVVAYNEGESVIIQDGPFKGIEAIYQCKDGLERSVLLINLIHNVTTMSIANAEIKSKSLC; encoded by the coding sequence ATGGCTGTTAACAAAAAAGAATGGTACTTGTTGTACTGCAAAGGGAAGGAGGAGCTTAGAGCGCTCACAAATCTTGAAAATCAAGGGATTGACAGCTTTTTTCCAACGATGAAAATCGAGAAAAAAGTGCGCAACAAGCTAACGTGTAAAGACGTGGTCATTTTTCCTAATTATTTGTTTGTTGAAATAGATAAGGACACGGCCAATTTTAATAGCATACGCTCTACGCGCGGTGTGATTGACTTTGTTAAGTGTGGTGCTACTTATATTAAAGTACCTAGTGGATTGGTTACTGAATTGAAAGTAAAGCAAGCATGCCGAGATAAAGCGGAAAATGCAGTTGTGGCATATAACGAAGGTGAATCTGTGATTATTCAGGATGGTCCTTTTAAAGGCATTGAGGCTATTTATCAGTGTAAAGATGGACTCGAACGTTCTGTACTACTGATAAATTTGATCCATAATGTGACAACCATGAGTATCGCTAACGCAGAGATTAAAAGTAAATCACTGTGTTAA
- the glnS gene encoding glutamine--tRNA ligase, translated as MSQAEVRPTNFIRQIIDEDLNSGKHTNVHTRFPPEPNGFLHIGHAKSICLNFGIADDYQGQCNLRFDDTNPEKEDIDYVHAIQEDVKWLGFNWDGDVRYSSNYFDKLFEYAVELIQAGKAYVCFLNAEETREYRGTLNKPGKNSPFRDTSVEENLALFNKMRDGGFADGECSLRAKIDMTSSFMCMRDPVIYRIKRAHHHQTGDKWCIYPMYDFTHCISDAIEGISHSICTLEFQDNRRVYDWVLDNISIDCRPRQYEFSRLNIEYTMMSKRKLNALVTENHVSGWDDPRMPTIAGLRRRGYTAASIREFCKRIGVTKQINTIEMGMLEACIREDLENSAPRAMAVLDPIKLVITNYPEDQTEQLIAPAHPKLEMGNRTLPFGRELFIDRADFREEANKKYKRLVLGKEVRLRNAYIVRADDVVKDDEGNITEIHCTYDDETLGKNPSDGRKAKGVIHWVSATGSVDAEVRVYDRLFKIEDPASVETLEEALNEESLVVIKTAKVEPGLVTAQAESAYQFEREGYFCADKDSTADKLVFNRTVSLRG; from the coding sequence ATGAGTCAGGCCGAAGTACGCCCAACGAACTTTATTCGTCAGATTATTGATGAAGATTTAAATTCCGGCAAACACACTAATGTGCATACGCGTTTTCCGCCAGAGCCTAATGGCTTTCTGCATATTGGTCATGCCAAATCTATTTGTTTGAATTTTGGTATTGCTGACGATTACCAGGGACAGTGTAATCTACGTTTTGATGATACTAATCCAGAAAAAGAAGACATTGATTACGTTCACGCGATCCAAGAAGACGTGAAATGGTTAGGTTTTAACTGGGATGGCGACGTTCGTTATTCATCAAACTATTTTGATAAGTTATTCGAGTACGCTGTTGAATTGATTCAAGCGGGCAAAGCCTATGTTTGTTTCTTAAATGCAGAAGAAACTCGTGAATATCGTGGCACGCTGAATAAGCCGGGTAAAAATAGCCCGTTCCGCGATACTAGCGTTGAAGAAAACTTAGCATTATTTAACAAAATGCGCGATGGCGGCTTTGCTGATGGCGAATGTAGCTTACGCGCTAAAATCGACATGACGTCTTCGTTCATGTGTATGCGCGATCCAGTTATTTACCGTATTAAGCGTGCTCATCATCATCAAACGGGTGACAAATGGTGCATTTACCCAATGTACGATTTTACTCACTGTATTTCTGATGCGATAGAAGGCATTTCACATTCTATCTGTACGCTAGAGTTCCAAGACAACCGTCGTGTGTACGATTGGGTATTAGATAATATCTCAATTGATTGCCGTCCGCGTCAGTATGAATTCTCACGTTTGAACATCGAGTATACGATGATGTCTAAGCGTAAGTTGAATGCATTAGTAACAGAAAATCACGTGAGTGGTTGGGATGATCCGCGTATGCCTACAATTGCTGGTTTACGTCGCCGTGGTTACACCGCTGCGTCAATCCGTGAATTCTGTAAGCGTATTGGTGTAACTAAGCAGATCAACACTATTGAAATGGGTATGCTAGAAGCGTGTATCCGTGAAGATTTAGAGAACTCAGCACCACGTGCAATGGCAGTACTTGATCCGATTAAATTAGTTATTACTAACTATCCTGAAGATCAAACAGAGCAATTAATTGCACCTGCGCACCCTAAATTAGAAATGGGTAACCGTACTCTGCCATTCGGCCGTGAGCTATTTATTGATCGTGCGGATTTCCGTGAAGAAGCGAACAAGAAATACAAACGTTTAGTATTAGGTAAAGAAGTACGTTTACGTAATGCCTACATTGTTAGAGCTGACGACGTTGTTAAAGATGACGAAGGTAACATCACTGAGATCCACTGTACTTACGATGATGAAACACTAGGCAAAAACCCAAGTGATGGTCGTAAAGCAAAAGGTGTTATTCATTGGGTATCTGCGACCGGTTCTGTTGATGCAGAAGTACGTGTTTATGACCGTCTATTTAAAATAGAAGATCCTGCAAGTGTGGAAACATTAGAAGAAGCACTAAATGAAGAATCATTAGTTGTGATTAAAACAGCTAAAGTTGAACCTGGTCTCGTGACAGCGCAAGCTGAAAGCGCATACCAGTTTGAACGTGAAGGTTACTTCTGTGCAGATAAAGATTCAACAGCGGATAAACTTGTGTTTAACCGTACTGTATCTTTACGCGGCTAA
- the fur gene encoding ferric iron uptake transcriptional regulator, whose translation MTDRKSALKKAGLKITLPRIKILELLQLPSSQHTSAEDLYKQLLSKGEEIGLATVYRVLNQFDDAGIVTRHYFEGGKSVFELATQDHHDHLVCLDCGHVIEFHDDLIEDRQRDIATENGMSLQAHSLYLYGRSLDGKCKHK comes from the coding sequence ATGACTGATAGAAAAAGCGCATTAAAAAAAGCAGGGTTAAAAATAACGCTGCCAAGAATTAAAATTTTAGAATTATTACAACTCCCTAGCAGTCAACACACGAGTGCCGAAGACTTATATAAACAATTGCTTAGTAAAGGCGAAGAAATTGGCCTAGCAACAGTATATCGAGTACTTAACCAATTTGATGATGCAGGTATTGTGACACGCCACTATTTCGAAGGCGGTAAATCTGTTTTTGAACTGGCAACACAAGACCATCACGATCATCTTGTGTGCCTTGATTGTGGCCACGTAATTGAATTTCATGATGACTTGATCGAAGATCGTCAACGTGACATTGCAACTGAAAATGGGATGTCATTACAAGCCCACAGTTTATACCTGTATGGCCGCTCATTAGATGGCAAGTGTAAGCACAAATAG
- a CDS encoding ComEA family DNA-binding protein, producing the protein MFKKMNRFALYLAVTTPLLVFSHANAEQITIPEPASINLAVNTSTETTAFDLSHSASSGNTLLMPVNINTASESELTALPGIGAYKAAKIIQWRDHNGEFITTTDLASVKGIGQATITKLAGKISVTDL; encoded by the coding sequence ATGTTTAAAAAAATGAATCGTTTCGCTCTGTATCTTGCCGTTACCACACCTTTACTGGTATTTTCTCATGCTAATGCAGAGCAAATTACAATCCCAGAACCAGCATCCATAAACTTAGCAGTAAATACCTCAACCGAAACAACCGCATTTGATCTCAGCCATTCCGCCAGTTCGGGGAATACACTATTAATGCCAGTCAATATTAATACTGCCAGTGAATCAGAGCTTACCGCACTGCCCGGTATTGGCGCTTATAAAGCCGCAAAGATAATACAGTGGCGAGACCACAATGGTGAATTCATCACCACGACAGATTTAGCGAGTGTCAAAGGTATAGGACAAGCAACGATCACTAAGTTGGCAGGTAAAATCAGTGTGACTGACTTATAA